The sequence ACTCCGACTTACTTCGCTCCAACAGGGATGGGATTCACCTCCGGCTCGCGCACTTTTGAAACGGATGGCCGGAGCGCCACCAGCGCGGCCAGCGTGACAATGACAAGAAAGCTGACGGTAATCCCGGTAATCCACCAGGCAGAATAGGAAAGCGTCGGCGTAAATGACTCCACCGTAAAGTCTGACACCAGGCTGTAGGCATGGAAGTATTTCTTGAGTAATGACCTGACGGCTCCCATCAATCCCATGATCCAGGTAGAGATAAACGCCAAAAAAATCAGGACGAATTGCGCGACAAAATCAATTTTGCCCCACAGAATCGTCCCCTGCTTGATGGTCTTGTTGTAGAGAACATAATTGACGACAGTCACGAATACCAACACGATGATCGCGGAGAGCTTGGCCGGCATCGACGCGAGATAATCCCATCCTTCCGGCAGCTTCAGCTCATCGGGCATATCACTGCCAGTGGCCACGAAACCACTGGGAGTAAGCCACACCGCGTCGCTGATGAGCATCACGATAAAGCCGATCTTGATGACAGTCCGAGCAGAAACGGTCACGGAAACCAATCGCCCCAATAGGAATGGTGACAAGACCAGGGGCAACAAGAAGGCCAATGACATCGGATCAGGGATCCAGTAGGTATTCATCACCCACATCGTCACCGGAAGCAAGGCAATCAGGACAATGGGAGCCAGGATCGTCATCCGCACTTTTTCAGCACCCTCGATTCGCTTCACGCTGAGCCAACTATAGTAGTTGATCGCTAAGAATAGTAGCCCGATCATCATTCCCTGCACCTCAAAAAACATCGAGAGCTGATCGGCCATCATGTAAGGACAGAAAGAAAAATCGTAATCACACATTTCATAGGCCAGCAACAGCCCCGTGAACGGCTGTAAGAGCGATCCCCCCACCGCAATCCAAATCGCGACGAAGCCCATCCAATCATAATAGGCTCGCTCTTCTTGCGTCTTCGATCCCATATACATGTAGGCGGCGATCATACCGGCAATAAACCCACCGAACGCGACATTGCCGTCGATCCTATGCAGACTGAGTGGGAACCAGCTTTGATTCGCAATTTTATCCCACAAGGTCGCCGCCGCGAGGAAATCCTGAGGCGAGATCCCCTCAGCCTTTGGTGGAGTGTTCATGAACGACGTGGGGCCATTGATCACAAAAAGAATGAGCAAACAGACAAGATTCAAGACTATGCCTAGCGCGATATGTCGCCCCTTCTTTTCACCTTTCCAGACATCCCAGGTATAGAGATAGGCATACATGAGAATGGTCTCTACGATGAACAGAGCCGGATAGAGGATCGCGAAGACGACATAGAATTGATTGATGAACCAGGTTGTGAATTGAGGATAGGCTGCCAGAAGGATAAAAATGAATAAGCCTCCGGTCACAGCCGTCATACTAAAAAGGATAACCGTGACTTTGGTGATCTCTTTGGCCATACGATCGTAGCGTGGGTCTTGCTTGCGATAGCCCAGCCACTCAGATATGACAACGAAAATCGGGGCTCCCAGAATGAAAGCGGCGAATAAGATATGGAGTTGCGCGACAACCCAGACAGCCGTCCGATTGCCTGTGTATGGAAAATCCACCGAAGACGCTCCAAGCTCCTGGGCGTAGACGGCAGGCACAACACACACACCAAGCGCGACAAGAGCTAGGAGACTATTCCACATTTTTTTCACGATACCTCAATGCCCCCTTGCTTACTGAACCCCGTCAAGATTCTTGGTTTCACAGACTCCCAACGCCGACCTGAGACACCTGTTGAAATGAGGCAGCGGGTCACCCGACCTCACTGCTTGTCATTTATCACTCGCATCCATCCACTGTTTCTTTTCTTCATTCCACATTTTTCCTGACAATCCAAAGTTACGCTCGTACAATACAAGCTTCCATACGTCATCCTCTGAGAGCTTACTCTTCCAACCCTTCATCTTGGTATTGGGAACTCCCTCGGAGATACGCCAAAACCAGACTGAATCGGAATACAACTTCATGCGCTCAGGATTTCTGAAATCTGTGGCCCCAGATTTTACAGGCTTCCCGTCACTCCCGTGACAGCTGGCAC is a genomic window of Candidatus Nitrospira kreftii containing:
- a CDS encoding hypothetical protein (conserved protein of unknown function): MLLKLACRRTILAAMSIGFLSGCTQGGEEGPIVPPPPAPAEYADRHMPPDWWGDAQKLEEGRKLYLGEANPDVKCASCHGSDGKPVKSGATDFRNPERMKLYSDSVWFWRISEGVPNTKMKGWKSKLSEDDVWKLVLYERNFGLSGKMWNEEKKQWMDASDK
- a CDS encoding hypothetical protein (conserved membrane protein of unknown function, Cytochrome bd-type quinol oxidase subunit 1-like), producing the protein MWNSLLALVALGVCVVPAVYAQELGASSVDFPYTGNRTAVWVVAQLHILFAAFILGAPIFVVISEWLGYRKQDPRYDRMAKEITKVTVILFSMTAVTGGLFIFILLAAYPQFTTWFINQFYVVFAILYPALFIVETILMYAYLYTWDVWKGEKKGRHIALGIVLNLVCLLILFVINGPTSFMNTPPKAEGISPQDFLAAATLWDKIANQSWFPLSLHRIDGNVAFGGFIAGMIAAYMYMGSKTQEERAYYDWMGFVAIWIAVGGSLLQPFTGLLLAYEMCDYDFSFCPYMMADQLSMFFEVQGMMIGLLFLAINYYSWLSVKRIEGAEKVRMTILAPIVLIALLPVTMWVMNTYWIPDPMSLAFLLPLVLSPFLLGRLVSVTVSARTVIKIGFIVMLISDAVWLTPSGFVATGSDMPDELKLPEGWDYLASMPAKLSAIIVLVFVTVVNYVLYNKTIKQGTILWGKIDFVAQFVLIFLAFISTWIMGLMGAVRSLLKKYFHAYSLVSDFTVESFTPTLSYSAWWITGITVSFLVIVTLAALVALRPSVSKVREPEVNPIPVGAK